A DNA window from Choristoneura fumiferana chromosome 2, NRCan_CFum_1, whole genome shotgun sequence contains the following coding sequences:
- the mRpL27 gene encoding mitochondrial ribosomal protein L27, with product MAFNLLSKNKISSVLLESVRHASKKTGGSTKNTNCKVKPKHRGWKVQDGHSVQAGYILATQRTPRFHPGLNVGFGRNGTLFAMEPGKVVVTCEKFEPNWEHTWVQRIYGGREQQSIYKKYFNVIPAPQHQKFKLVDEV from the exons ATGGCTTTTAACCTGCTTAGCAAAAACAAAATCTCCTCTGTTCTGCTTG AGTCTGTTCGTCATGCGAGTAAGAAAACCGGTGGTAGTACGAAGAATACTAACTGCAAAGTGAAACCTAAGCATAGAGGATGGAAGGTGCAGGATGGACATTCTGTACAAGCAGGCTATATTCTGGCAACGCAGCGAACCCCTAGATTCCACCCAGGACTGAAT GTTGGTTTTGGCCGTAACGGCACACTCTTTGCCATGGAACCAGGCAAAGTGGTGGTCACATGTGAAAAATTTGAGCCTAACTGGGAGCACACATGGGTCCAGAGGATCTATGGGGGTAGGGAACAGCAATCAATATACAAGAAGTACTTCAATGTTATACCTGCACCGCAACATCAAAAGTTCAAGCTGGTTGATGAAGTATGA